A region of Salvia splendens isolate huo1 chromosome 17, SspV2, whole genome shotgun sequence DNA encodes the following proteins:
- the LOC121774300 gene encoding extensin-like: protein MSYGYTGYQLWQADYHPWQPVPQPLLHPIRALDQQPSYPYPQDVRLHPQPHPYQARQPTCWDPPWLCQETAYQQTSSYETDLYSPPPPSFWDPPRLCTQQGYSQPYQPPQQPHHTALRQPTSWDPPAYWETTGQRPFHEVSAYDRPLPPNHNSGWNQPAPQPTCPATTTAHPILAQLQQLLEACYRMESHLVAADRCIENMLPPELPEPAQPYGSQIFEFGDLVQHLPPSGNSKASPRPSGLVPYDSLAPPRQSSKTPPPFEHYFHNLSTPSKDYHQQLSPPKTYQPPPPSALIPDCD from the coding sequence ATGTCGTACGGCTACACTGGATATCAACTCTGGCAGGCGGATTACCACCCATGGCAGCCCGTACCTCAACCCCTGCTCCATCCGATCAGAGCGTTAGATCAACaaccatcatatccatatccacaAGATGTGAGACTCCACCCACAACCCCATCCCTACCAAGCCCGTCAACCCACTtgctgggacccgccatggctgTGCCAGGAAACTGCGTATCAGCAAACATCATCCTACGAGACAGATTTGTACTCGCCACCACCGCCCTCTTTTTGGGACCCGCCAAGGTTGTGCACGCAGCAGGGATACTCTCAGCCTTATCAACCGCCTCAACAGCCACACCACACCGCTCTCAGACAACCCACTAGTTGGGATCCACCTGCTTACTGGGAGACAACGGGACAACGCCCCTTCCACGAGGTCTCGGCATACGATCGTCCGCTGCCCCCCAACCATAACTCAGGATGGAATCAGCCCGCGCCGCAGCCAACTTGTCCAGCCACCACCACGGCACATCCGATTCTCGCACAACTTCAACAATTGTTGGAAGCGTGCTACAGGATGGAGTCCCACCTTGTTGCAGCCGACCGTTGCATCGAAAACATGCTTCCTCCCGAGCTGCCTGAACCTGCGCAGCCCTACGGCTCCCAAATTTTCGAGTTTGGGGACCTCGTTCAGCACCTTCCTCCATCAGGAAATAGCAAGGCTTCGCCGAGGCCGTCGGGTTTAGTCCCCTACGACTCATTGGCTCCGCCACGGCAGTCGAGTAAAACACCACCACCCTTTGAGCACTACTTCCACAATCTGTCGACACCGTCAAAAGACTACCACCAGCAGCTTTCGCCTCCAAAAACCTATCAGCCGCCCCCACCGTCGGCTTTGATTCCTGATTGTGATTGA